AAAATGGAAGAATACCTTTAAGGTATTAATTTTAGTTTTTTAATAATTTTTGCTATCTTATCAAAATCTCTATCTTTTTGGAGAAGAATTAAGTTATTTTCTATTGCTACTTGAGCTATTAAGCAATCAATAGTGCTTCTTATTGTTATTCCTACCTTTCTACATTCTCTATATATCTCTGCCGCCTTTATATAAGTCTCCTTTTTAGGTAAAAA
The Candidatus Desulfofervidus auxilii genome window above contains:
- a CDS encoding PIN domain nuclease is translated as MILVDTSVWIDFFKGIKSREEVILKKLIEEGEDICITGIILAEILQGIKKDYKYKEVKKFLLSLPIFLPKKETYIKAAEIYRECRKVGITIRSTIDCLIAQVAIENNLILLQKDRDFDKIAKIIKKLKLIP